The Bremerella alba genome includes a window with the following:
- a CDS encoding DUF423 domain-containing protein, with protein sequence MAKFVLVLGVLFSGTAVIAGAMEHTVRGMIVSDVSGADADAVGDELSDPAPNPAVAKRLSQYETGVKYQMYHGLAMIGLGMIMACSARGQALGMAAAVSLVLGVVLFSGTLYLIAAMGMSQLTMLVPVGGSIMILGWILFLITVLLFEPLVDREDLE encoded by the coding sequence GTGGCCAAGTTTGTGCTAGTTCTCGGCGTTCTTTTCAGCGGGACGGCTGTCATCGCAGGTGCGATGGAGCATACGGTGCGAGGGATGATTGTGTCCGATGTTTCCGGTGCCGACGCCGACGCAGTCGGAGATGAACTCTCCGACCCTGCTCCCAACCCAGCAGTGGCGAAAAGGCTCTCCCAATACGAAACGGGGGTGAAGTATCAGATGTATCATGGCCTGGCGATGATCGGGCTGGGTATGATAATGGCCTGTTCCGCCCGAGGCCAAGCATTGGGAATGGCCGCTGCAGTGTCTCTGGTTCTCGGCGTCGTGCTTTTCAGTGGGACGCTCTATCTCATTGCCGCCATGGGAATGTCGCAACTTACGATGCTAGTCCCGGTGGGTGGAAGCATCATGATATTGGGATGGATTCTGTTTTTGATTACCGTTCTATTGTTCGAGCCGCTAGTAGATCGGGAAGATCTGGAATGA
- the tadA gene encoding tRNA adenosine(34) deaminase TadA — MFMQMALQQADQAARSDEVPVGAVIVREGSIIAAAHNQREMLRDPTAHAEMIAITQAAEAVGGWRLEDCILYVTLEPCPMCAGAILQARIPVVVYGAPDPKAGAVTSLFEMLNDTRLNHRCEVVSGVLQERCGQILTDFFRQRRAEGKK, encoded by the coding sequence ATGTTCATGCAGATGGCGCTTCAACAGGCCGACCAGGCAGCTCGTAGCGACGAAGTGCCGGTCGGTGCCGTCATCGTACGCGAGGGGAGCATCATAGCCGCTGCTCATAATCAGAGAGAGATGTTGCGAGATCCAACAGCCCATGCGGAAATGATCGCCATCACTCAGGCTGCCGAGGCGGTAGGGGGCTGGCGTCTGGAAGATTGCATTTTATACGTCACCCTTGAGCCATGTCCCATGTGTGCCGGGGCGATCTTGCAAGCACGAATTCCAGTCGTGGTTTATGGAGCACCCGATCCGAAAGCGGGGGCGGTTACGTCACTTTTTGAGATGCTTAATGACACTCGACTGAACCATCGATGCGAGGTCGTTTCTGGCGTGCTACAAGAGAGGTGTGGCCAGATCCTAACGGATTTTTTCCGGCAGCGTCGGGCCGAAGGAAAGAAGTAA
- a CDS encoding AI-2E family transporter, with product MSRFASIETEMRRQTICLAIAVGVLALWSLYWLQAVLIPFVLAIFIVSGLTPVLSNIQNRLSTTRLVAVLIASLIGFALVFVLWSIIWLSVAQLRQDGGKYVQGAKAWVDLVPEWVRTPELAFQGLLSGSSHASDVAEAVNTSSINDAAVPMAGTLQQQNSASQQDGPSHDLLSQFLNDTVKHSLNKLTDSMWYMLQTSTMVVIFLFFLLLGSSQATLPENTWQEIDAKIREYILTKSLISFFTGLAFGFTLWLFGIPLAAVFALLAFLFNFIPNIGPILACLLPLPLIVFDPEMAWWEMTIVITLSSAVQIISGNVIEPRMMGDSFDVHPIAILLALMFWSLIWGMIGMFLAVPMTAIMKILFAKFEMTRPLADLLAGRIDSLSFKNFNFGNTSSENGPDAKSAQA from the coding sequence ATGTCTCGATTCGCATCGATTGAAACGGAAATGCGCCGGCAAACGATTTGTCTGGCGATAGCCGTAGGTGTTCTCGCGCTGTGGTCTCTCTATTGGCTGCAGGCGGTGTTGATCCCGTTTGTCTTGGCGATTTTTATCGTCAGCGGTTTGACGCCAGTATTGTCGAACATACAAAATCGACTTTCCACGACCCGCCTGGTTGCCGTCCTGATTGCTTCCCTCATCGGGTTTGCCTTGGTGTTTGTGCTCTGGAGCATCATTTGGCTTTCCGTTGCACAGCTTCGGCAAGACGGTGGCAAGTATGTTCAAGGAGCAAAAGCATGGGTCGATTTGGTCCCAGAATGGGTGAGAACGCCTGAACTTGCCTTTCAAGGCCTTCTGTCCGGAAGTTCACACGCAAGCGATGTCGCAGAAGCCGTAAATACTTCAAGTATTAACGACGCGGCTGTCCCCATGGCAGGAACGCTACAACAGCAGAATTCGGCATCCCAGCAAGATGGTCCTTCGCATGATCTTCTATCGCAATTTCTAAATGACACCGTAAAGCATAGCTTGAATAAGCTTACCGATTCGATGTGGTATATGCTTCAAACGAGCACGATGGTCGTCATCTTCCTCTTTTTTCTACTGCTAGGAAGCTCGCAAGCTACGCTCCCAGAAAATACCTGGCAAGAGATTGACGCCAAAATCCGAGAATACATTCTCACCAAGTCGCTTATCTCGTTCTTTACTGGCCTCGCCTTTGGCTTCACTTTGTGGCTTTTCGGAATACCTCTGGCGGCTGTTTTCGCCCTGTTGGCGTTCTTATTCAATTTCATCCCGAACATTGGGCCCATTCTAGCGTGCCTGTTGCCTTTGCCATTAATCGTATTCGATCCGGAAATGGCTTGGTGGGAAATGACGATCGTGATCACCCTCTCATCTGCCGTACAGATAATAAGTGGGAACGTCATCGAACCCCGCATGATGGGCGATTCATTCGACGTTCATCCGATCGCGATCTTGTTAGCGTTGATGTTCTGGTCGCTGATCTGGGGCATGATTGGCATGTTCTTGGCAGTTCCCATGACAGCGATCATGAAGATCTTGTTTGCCAAGTTTGAAATGACTCGTCCGCTGGCAGACTTGTTAGCCGGAAGAATCGATAGCTTGAGCTTCAAGAATTTCAATTTCGGAAACACGTCTTCCGAGAATGGACCAGACGCGAAGAGTGCTCAAGCTTAA
- a CDS encoding DUF1559 family PulG-like putative transporter yields MINRRNGFTLVELLVVIAIIGILAGLLLPAVNMAREAARRTECMNNMKQIGLAVQTKMNSHPRNEMPPHRSWAKSVTNANKASYNAYEVVGWAVPLLNQLDRADLAESYIAGNPSASIGPYNPVILDNKIIRALVCPSDPLDPDETNPLSYIANGGFENNTDPAALDDPLDLSENGAWSDLSNLIDGTTQDEVRMTGSKFKDGISNTLLVSERVRVPNFGAAGTGLKWNEESDESESALLWNDAFYTSGWVLSQGNLQDTLGGNYLPSSYHGDTVLMTFVDGSTKVASTDMDAHVYGRLISSDGRDARLRGAASTYFANANTTTDGWQQVTLSEGDLP; encoded by the coding sequence ATGATCAACCGCCGAAACGGCTTCACGCTGGTGGAATTGCTAGTTGTGATTGCCATTATTGGAATTTTGGCAGGCTTGCTACTTCCAGCAGTCAACATGGCCCGCGAAGCGGCCCGCCGAACCGAGTGCATGAACAATATGAAGCAGATCGGTTTGGCCGTGCAGACCAAGATGAATTCGCACCCTCGTAACGAGATGCCTCCGCATCGTTCGTGGGCGAAATCGGTCACGAACGCCAATAAGGCTAGCTATAATGCTTATGAAGTTGTTGGCTGGGCTGTTCCGCTTTTGAATCAACTCGATCGTGCGGATCTTGCCGAGTCGTATATCGCTGGTAATCCATCGGCATCGATTGGTCCTTACAATCCAGTCATTCTTGATAACAAGATCATTCGAGCATTAGTATGCCCAAGCGATCCACTCGATCCCGATGAGACCAATCCGCTCAGTTACATCGCCAATGGTGGTTTCGAAAACAACACGGATCCTGCCGCTCTGGATGACCCACTTGACCTCTCTGAAAATGGTGCCTGGAGCGATCTGAGCAATCTTATTGATGGGACAACGCAAGACGAAGTCCGGATGACTGGTTCGAAATTCAAAGACGGAATATCGAATACGCTGTTGGTTAGCGAACGTGTTCGCGTTCCCAACTTTGGTGCAGCCGGTACTGGTTTGAAGTGGAATGAAGAAAGCGATGAATCAGAATCCGCTCTCTTGTGGAACGATGCGTTCTATACATCTGGCTGGGTCCTTTCCCAGGGTAATCTGCAGGATACGCTGGGTGGCAACTACTTGCCTTCTAGCTATCACGGTGACACGGTACTGATGACTTTCGTTGACGGTTCGACCAAGGTGGCGAGCACCGACATGGACGCTCACGTCTATGGGCGATTGATATCCAGCGATGGTCGTGATGCTCGCCTACGCGGGGCGGCATCAACGTATTTCGCTAACGCAAATACGACAACCGATGGCTGGCAGCAAGTCACACTAAGTGAAGGTGATCTCCCATAG
- a CDS encoding cysteine desulfurase family protein, translating into MKSIFLDYNATTPIAPSVQEAMLPYMAEYFACPDGIYARSRAIDESLEDARGQVAHLLGATSDEIVFCASGTESCNQAIKGVAYGYLAQRKPCHIIISAIEHAAVAQTASHCRNMGCDVSIVPVDRHGIVTADALLQAIRPDTQLVSIMLANDETGVIQPISELAKICQEHELLLHSDACQAAGKIHVNPKQLGVDLLSISAHKFYGPKGAAALYVKEGTSLQPIIHGGGAEHSLRAGAENVLAWVGMGKAANLVGRSIDAAAEKLTQLSRRLGHRLMESIPEPIVIHGSQVERIPNTLCINFPKVSGQELLRRVPEICAATSCSDTVGGGNTSPVLGAMGISETDKRGTIRLSLGWYTSEEEIDQAADLLIHAWESLRH; encoded by the coding sequence ATGAAATCGATCTTTCTCGATTACAACGCGACGACGCCCATTGCACCGAGCGTCCAAGAGGCAATGCTCCCCTATATGGCGGAGTATTTTGCCTGCCCGGACGGGATTTATGCGCGAAGCCGCGCCATCGACGAATCTTTAGAAGATGCCCGAGGACAAGTTGCTCACCTGCTTGGGGCAACTTCCGATGAAATCGTGTTCTGCGCTTCCGGTACCGAAAGCTGCAATCAGGCCATTAAGGGAGTCGCCTATGGCTATCTTGCGCAACGAAAACCATGTCACATCATCATTTCCGCCATCGAGCACGCGGCAGTAGCCCAAACGGCAAGTCATTGCCGTAATATGGGTTGCGACGTTTCAATTGTCCCGGTCGATCGCCATGGAATCGTGACAGCGGATGCTCTCTTGCAGGCAATACGCCCGGATACGCAGCTCGTATCCATCATGCTGGCCAATGACGAGACTGGCGTTATTCAGCCGATAAGCGAGCTGGCTAAGATATGTCAGGAACATGAGTTACTGTTACATTCCGATGCGTGCCAGGCTGCCGGAAAGATTCACGTCAATCCTAAACAGTTAGGCGTCGATTTACTAAGCATCAGTGCCCACAAATTTTACGGCCCCAAAGGCGCCGCGGCCCTCTACGTTAAAGAAGGAACTTCCCTTCAGCCCATCATCCATGGAGGCGGGGCCGAGCACTCATTAAGGGCCGGAGCTGAGAACGTCTTGGCCTGGGTTGGTATGGGTAAAGCGGCAAATTTAGTGGGTCGCAGTATCGATGCTGCGGCAGAAAAGCTCACGCAACTTTCTCGAAGACTCGGCCACCGGCTCATGGAATCGATTCCTGAGCCTATTGTCATTCACGGATCACAAGTCGAGCGTATCCCGAACACATTATGCATCAACTTTCCAAAAGTTTCCGGCCAAGAGCTGCTTAGACGCGTTCCCGAAATCTGTGCGGCAACCTCTTGTAGCGATACCGTGGGGGGGGGAAACACTTCGCCTGTGCTGGGGGCGATGGGAATCAGCGAGACGGATAAAAGGGGAACAATTCGCCTTAGCCTCGGATGGTACACCTCTGAGGAAGAAATCGATCAAGCCGCCGACCTACTGATTCATGCTTGGGAATCTTTGAGGCATTAA